The genomic segment ACGCACCCCGCGGCCGCGTCGAGGATGGCCGCGCGGGTGCGCAGCATGGCGTTGCCGGACCGCGCCCGGGTGCCGGGCTCGCGCAGCGGCGCGTCAGACGGCGAGATGTCGGACGAGACGGTGTCGCTCACGCCGAGTGTCTGCCAGACGCACGGGATCGCGTCAAGCGGCGGCGGAGACGTCCGGGGCGGCGTGCAGGCGGCGGGCGCCGGTGGGGACGGGCACCGGGAGCGGCTCGGGCTCGACGATCCGCAGCGTCTCGCTGACGTCGCGCAGCAGGTCCGACAGCCGGACACCGAGGGCGCCGCAGATGCTCGCGAGCAGCTCGGAGGACGCTTCCTTCTGGCCGCGCTCCACCTCGCTGAGGTAGCCCAGGCTCACCCGCGCGGCGGTCGAGACCTCGCGCAGCGTGCGGTGCTGGCGCAGCCGGGTGTCGCGCAGGGCCTCGCCGAGCAGCGTCCTCAGGACCGCCACGCGCCCACCTCCACACTCGTGCCGCTCGAGCCCCGCAGGTCCGAGCCCGGGGATCACTCTATGCCCCAGGGCCGACCCGCTCCTGTCCAACGGGCGATGTCCGGCCCGGGATTCCCCCCGACGGCTCAGAGCGCGTCGGCGACGAGATGGCGGCGGAGCAGGTCGAGGGCGAGCGTCACGGTGATCGCGCGGACCCGGTCGCGATCACCGGGCAGCTGCCACGCCCGCACCTCGCCGCCACCGGGGCCGCCACCGGGGCCGCCACCCGGGCCGGCGACGGCCACGAAGACGGTCCCGACCGCGTGGCCCTCCTGCTCGGACGGCCCCGCCACACCGGTCGTCGCGAGGCCGTAGTCGGCACCGCACCGCTCGCGGGCGCCGGCCGCGAGCGCCGCGGCGGTCTCCTGCGACACCGCGCCGTGGGCGGACAGCAGCGGCCCGGGGACCCCCGCGAGCGACTGCTTGAGGTCGGTCGCGTAGGGCACCAGGCCACCGCGGACGACCGACGACGACCCGGGCAGGGCGGTGAGTGCG from the Mycobacteriales bacterium genome contains:
- a CDS encoding helix-turn-helix transcriptional regulator, whose product is MAVLRTLLGEALRDTRLRQHRTLREVSTAARVSLGYLSEVERGQKEASSELLASICGALGVRLSDLLRDVSETLRIVEPEPLPVPVPTGARRLHAAPDVSAAA